Part of the Mangifera indica cultivar Alphonso chromosome 4, CATAS_Mindica_2.1, whole genome shotgun sequence genome, GCATAAGAAGGAACTTAATGAGCCTAGCAGACTTGAGTCTTTTTCACAGAATAAAAACCTTAATGGGTCGTCTAAACCATCCTTGATAATAAGGCTGAAAATTCCATCAAAGCTGAAAATGGCAAAGGAAATGGAAGTCTGCAAGCCTATAAATGAAGAACCTATTCCTTCCCAGAAAACATCCTATAAAATGCATGAGCAGGTGTATTAATGCTACCATTTAGAGTTCTCTGATCTCTTTTCCTTTCATGTAATTTACATTATAAGGTTGTGACTTTTTTTGTTGTGTCGGCCATCAATTTCTACAGAGAAAAGAGCCTGAGGATAGTCTTTGTCACGACGGTGAAATTGAAAAGGACTATGTTTCCCCTCTGCATCAAAGTTTATTTAGGTGAGACTTTCAATCGTTTtggtttaattaatatttacatttttgtgACCTTTTAATCACTAACAAGTATGATCAGTTGAAAATCTATAATTGGACAAGTGTTATTACTGGTTCAGTACCCTGCATCTTCTGTGattctcatataattattaCCTCATTAGTTCATTAATTTACTTGATCGTTATCATATTTGTTTCTGTTCAtattttgatcatttgaattaatgGTATAGCTCCAGGTGGAACCATAAGAAGCGCGTAAGAGAGGATTATGAAGAAAATGGTGACTGCATGGTGGCTAGTTTTGCTGACATCCAGAGAGAAGAGAGACAAAGGTACAGTTATATCGTATTGGAAGAACAAGTTTGAGATGCATCCATTTCATTAAATTGTTCAGGCCACTTTCACTTGTATAAGAATTTTCGGAAAATCTATAGCAAATGGCAGCCCAAGGACTGATATCCCTGAAAGTTTTACatggaggaaaagaaaaaaacacacaagtaattagtatatataaatagattcaCACATGACATAAAGAATCTTTGATTTGTTATTTTCTGGGAATTTTTGACAATCtttttcaaaagaataaaagtatGTACAATCTTAACCTGAGTAACCCAAATTCTGATTAAAAGTTTTCATGTATTAATTGACAGTGCAAAGATTGCGAGGAGGGAGGATAGAATAGAGCAGTTGCGAAATGAGCatgagaagaagaaggaaaggtTGAGAAGACAAGCAAAGAACCACAAGTTACTCCATAACTGAGACTCCTTTTGATTGATCCACTTCTGAAGATTTTCcacttaaattttgttgttttctcgAAAGTAAAAGTGTATGTAATTGAAAACATTCTCCGTTTATGTTTTATACACAAACACCATTCTTTTTCTGTAGTTGGTGAGAATAGAATCAACCACAGTCCAATCACATCACATGCATACgttggcattttttttttttttttaaatttagaataggTGATCCGATTGAAAAGTATATTGATAAAGAGTCTTATGATAAATTATTGGGTgctttcattaaaatttttaattacatggGCTGGttgagaaattatgaaatctttaacaaaaaaatattggagcATTTACTCTATGGATAAGTTggtaaatgtaatattattttcataataataacaaataacatgTAACTGATTTTAGCTTATCATCTTGTTTTAAGTTTGGGGGAAATGCAAagtgtacatatttataatagggtaaaatgatattaaccAATTTTATATGGACTGTATGGATACAACTAGAAAAATACCTTTTGCCAAAAATTgtccaaatatatattattagtttgATCACTGACGACTCATTTTAAAATGCTTACCTTAATAATTCAACTCTTAGATCTTCATATCAAATTCATCTTTAAAATGAGTTtcaagtttaataataattgatttcttcaaaatatttaaagttcATAACCATTGTTTTTAGTTTCCTTTAGAATATGTAATTTTCGGATTAAATATcatgttttttaagtttgaaattggTTAATCCATTGATTAATGTGTTTAGTGAAATGATGTATTTTGTCATTAATAAGGCAATTTTCAAATGGCTAGAAGTAAAAAATATAGTGGAGATGATTGTGTTTAAATATTGTCCATTGTACCCAGTCAATGTTCATGAAAAATAGGGGATAAATTGTTGGCGCTATGCCAACTTGGGGGCAAAAGAATAGCGGCCATCCTGCCCAAATATAGTTCACTGTTCAATGAGGTAAGAGGGCTAAATATCAGGTTGAGCGCATGATAGTGcgaatcatatattatatattatattatgtataaaaaatctaattttattaatcatatattaagtattgtatcgtatcatataatataacttttaagaaataaaataataaaaaatatacttaacacatcatcattttaaaaaatattacaattgtatttaaaaatttgaaaattttcatatacacccttATTACATCATCATATTCTCTAAAAAGTGTATTGATCTATATtagtaatatgtattatatcatactATATGTttactgtatcatattaattataatacaattcataatatatatcattttttatctatatcatatAATATCGTAAGATATATctcatatattataagatactgataattatttttgagagcaaattaacATTTACCATCCTGTCGAATTATTGTTCATTGTTCAACGAAATCAAGAGACTAATTATTATGCGCGACGCTTAGTTGAGGGCACATGAACATTTGCCACCCTGGTAATGCTGAACAATTCTTGGATAAGAATCTACAACACATCACGATGCCTTGTTGATGATTCTTTGCTCGGACAGCATCAAGGATTTCTTCAACAATGTGATATCTTACATCTCTGACCCTCCCTTTACTAAGAATATAGAATGCTCTACTGATTAAAGGTCAATTCCAGGTATAGTAGAAGTAGTAATTTCAGAACGGCGTTCGAATACCATATTCTGAAGTCGGCAAAAGCTTTTTTCTGTCATTCTACAATTACGCGATGGCTGTGTGTGTTTTTATCATGGGCAAATacataaaagaaacaaataattttttcatttgataaatGAATCTTACTGATTGTAATAGTTCCATACACCTATACAATGGTAATGCTATAGATCCAGCTATGGGTATGGCAGAGTTTGCCATGCATTTTATATTATCTCCAGTTTCTCAAATAAAGGAAACATAGAGCAGTTTTATGTCTCAGAGGTGGATCAATCAAAAGGAGTCTCAGTTATGGAGTTAACTTGTGCTTCTTTGTTTGTCTTCTTAATCTTTCCTTCTTCTCCTCGTGCTCATTTCGCAACTGCTCTATTCTATCCTCCCTCCTCGCAATCTTTGCACTGTTAATTAATACATGAAaacttttaatcaaaatttgggtTACTCAGGTTAAGATTGTACGTACTATTATTCTTTTGAAAAAGATTGTCAAAAATTCCCAGAAAATAACAAATCAAAGATGCTTTATGTCATGTGTGAATCTGATTTATGTATACTAAGCACTGTTTTTTAACTCTTACTCTGTGTAAAACTTTCAGGGATATCAGTCCTTGGGCTGCCATTTgctatagtttttttttcaaacattctTATGGAAGTCAAAGTGGTCTGAACAATTCTGTGAAATGGATGTGTGGCATGTATTTCAAACGTGTTCTGCCAATAAAATACAAGTATGAGAGAAGTTGAAAGCATCAACTTTACCTTTGTCTCTCTTCTCTTTGGATGTCAGCAAAACTGGCCACCTTGCACTCACCATCTTCTTCATAATCATCTCTTGCGCGCTTCTTATGGTTCGGCCTGGAGCCACACcattaattcaaatgatcaagCTATCGATCCAAGCAAATATGATAACAATCAAGTAAATATTAATGAACTAATCGGGtgataattatatgaaaatgacAGAATATGGAGGGTACTAATATAGTAATAACACTTGTCCAGTTATAGATTTTCGGCTGATCATACTTCTTAGTCATCAAAAGTTCACAACAgggtaaatattaattaaaaccaaAACGATTGGAAGTCTTACCTGAATAAACTTTCACACACACAGGAAATATAACCCTTTTTAACTTCAGTGTTGGAACAAAGACTATCCTCAAGCTCTTTTTTCTGCAGAAATTCAGAACCTTATAATGTACATCACATGAAAGGAaaacagataaaataattataatggtAGCATTAACACACCTGCTCATgcattttataaaactttttctGGGAAGGAATAGATTCTTCATTTTTAGGGTTGCAGACTTCCATTTCCTTTGCCATTTTCAGCCTTGATGGAATTTTCAACCTTATTATCAAGGATGGTTTAGACGACCCATTAAGGTCCTTGTTCTGTGAAGAAGACTCAAGTCTGTTCGGTTCATTAAGTTCTTTCTTCTGCTTAGTTTTATCCACATCAAAAGTCTGACTTTTTGAAGAACACTTAAGCTTATTTTGAATCACTTTTGCCTTATTATGTTCAATaactttgattttctcttctgATATCAACTTTTCAACAGATTTCACCTGCTTCGACTTTTTGGGTTCATATTTCTTCTTCCCTTCATCCAGATGCTTCTTTTGTAGAGAGTTTGACATAGCTCCTTGAACGTAAGAAATAGGACGTTGTCGAGTTGCTTTTCCCATGGTAGAAGACAGAGAAGTAAGACTCTCATAATCATCAGAGAATATAAAAGAGTAATCTCTGGAGACCCTAAGTTTCTGAGCTTTCTCTCTCCTCACCgccacatcagcttttgaagcaGACAAATCCTTAAAATCTGCTGCTGGTTTCTTAGCCTCAAGCAAAATTTTGCTTTCTTTGATTACTCTCCAGGCAATAGAAGGTTGAGATTGGCCAAAGAAAGCTCCATAGCTGCAAAGAGAAGCAGAGCACttcataagattaaaaataaaaaaaataaaaaagttaaaaattgaatCATCTCATAGatagaaaacaagaaaatcacTCACTTGTCGCTAGgtaatttcttgtttttctgGGAAATGTTCCAAAGAAAGCCTGATtcctttctcattttctttctaataGACTCTTTCAATTGCTCCCTCAGCTCAAAAAAATGTTGTTCTTCCTTATGCTGCACTTCCGCAGATATGGTTTTACGAAGAATCGTCATATCCAAGTTTTGTTTCACGGGAATTCAATTCAGAGGGAAAACCTGAAGATCAGAACGACaagagattaaataaattaatataagaacTATGCATGACggtgaaataacaaattaacaataaactGAAAAGAGCCTAAAATTATACGTTCAAATTATTGTGTTAAGTTACAGAGTATAAAAGAAAAGTGTTTCATCCATCATCGCAGTTACCAATTACCATTATCCGACAATGCGAAGGAACTCAAATACAAGAACGAAAAAGAAAGCATGAAACCCTAGAAATTAGCATGATCAAATTCTCTAATACAAGTAAATCGCAACCGAAAGGATGAAAtgcagaaaagaaaaggaaaaatgagaagttgaaagaagaagaagaaagagggaAAACTTACTGTAAGAGAAAACTGAAATCGTGAGAATGACGCAGAGTGAATGAAGTCTGAAGGTTTATAGTAAGAGTTTTGGCGGGACGGAATTTGTAGTGGCCAATCAAAATTTACCACGTCAGCTGGATTTAACGGTCACTTGTATCAGCTTGCTTAGCAAGTAACCAAAATTATGCGGCATTAGCAATTCCAACGTAGtcattaaaaacaatataattgattaataatgCGGGCCTATTTAGTCTTCGGCTACCAGTCCGGCCCAACCCATCCAAGAGGGTATGCCTATTTCTCTGACAAAAATATTAGTTGTCCGAATAAAACATCTTCTTTCTAACGGCTATTTCTCTCCAACGGATTTAAATTCTTCTCTCCTCGGTTGCTTCACTCACTCACTGACTCACCCTAGACAAAACCAGTACCACTTTTCACTCACGCTCCTTCGCCAAACCCTCTTTCGCTTTCTCTCTTAACTCCATGGACGAAGACATTCAGATCGAAGGCGCACAATCTCTCGGAGACGACTTCTACGAGAAGATCGAAGCCCCCAAGTTCGTGGACCTCACCGCACCTGATCGGCACCGCTCTTCATCCGAAGATCGCTACTGGTTTTGCCTCCGTGTCGGTTAGTCATTCTGCTTTCTCTGTTTTTCTCAATTATATTACTGTTCTACTTATGTTTCCATTTTGGGCATTTTATGCTAATTTCGAGCTTTGTTGGTTAATACGACATCGTAGcagtttgagttttaaattttgtgttgaTTGGACCTTAGGGTGTGACCAAAAGCATGACGAAGAAATGGATTCTGAAGCGATCTACAAGAATTTTGTTCTTCGGGTTAGTtgctgttattttttaattgaaatggtTTTTTAAGTGTTAGATCGCAGTAAATATAGAAATTAATGTTTCTGCAGGTGATGGCTGCGAGGAGTCCAAATGTTAGACTTCGGAAAGCCCTCTATGGAAAAAATTCAAGGTATTTTAGGAAATTCTAAGCTGTTTAATGGTTGAGGTTGAATCTGGGATGAGTTGTAAACTCTTCAGCCCCTTATGGAAGTTGatttattcgaatttaatttatatatgtgatATTTGGATTGCATAATTATGTTGAGGttgaaataacattattttgctTGATTATTTTTTCAGTGCAAATGTGAAATGCCCACTTACAGTTCCGGCAAAACCTTCAAGGTCTAGAGTGTCAAGATTGGCACTGATCTCTTCTATATCTCAAAAGATGGTTGATGGTAAAGTTAAGGGCAGAGCTCTTCCTATGCACAGTGAAACGCCAATGGGGAAGGAAAAGCAATCATCTGTTTTAGTCAAGTCTCTGACAACTCCACGGAACAAAAAAGGCCTCTCGAATCATGATAGATTTCGAAGTGTTAGAAACCCAAAACCAACAACCATTGCAGTGCCAAAGAATAAGATTGTGGCCAAGGCTCTGGTATTTCATTCACCTAAGAAGACAGTGAAGATAAAGACTTCTGCAGACTTGGGTTCTCGTATGAGAACAATATGTGCAGGGATGAAGAAGCTTGAAATATCCAGCTGCAATAAACCACTGCCTGTAGACGCTTCAAGAAAACAATTTAGAGGCCGAGAGGTCAAAAGCCGGGTCTATGATTCCTTGCGTTCTCAAAATTGCCTAACAAGGGAAGCCAAATCTGCAAAATgtttaaagaaaaaggaaaaaaatttactGCCGTCCAGCAGTTCGGCCCCCTATGAACAGAATGAAAATGACTCTAGTGACATGGAGATTGAAGGGAAATCAAGAAACGGTTCTCTTGAAGTATGCTCAACATCAGGTACTTCTAAGAATAATGAAGACAAGGAATGTTTGATAACTCTGACGACTGAGAATAAAGACCAAGTTGTATCAGGCACCTCAATAAGTAATACAACCTCTATTACAAATAGTGGAGAGAAGAATGAAGGAGGCCACGATATTGCAGACTTCCCAGCTCCAAGTGAAGAGGACGGTAAGATGAATGCAGGAAGCAGTGTTGAGAGCCAAATTAAACCAACTCAAGAGGAGAGGGTCATgaatgatgaaaatgaaaatgcgTCTAATGATAAAGAAAATGCACGTGAAGTCATGGACAACAGTGATGACAAGGAAAATGCTTCATCTTCTGACACAAACAGGTGAGATAACTTTTCCTGAATTTGATTTTCTTGTCTTTTACATGCTTGACAATTACAATTAATGATGACTTCTTGTGTGTGACAATTACAGAAAAATGGATATGAAATCCAGCCATATGGACAAAAAGAAACCTCTTGGCCATCATGAAAAAAAGCAGAAAAGCATTCGAACGGTGGGTAATTTGCCAGAATATCGTATTTCTTCTTTGcctttttatatttaagttgtttgcctatattttagttttaatatgtATGAAATTGAAGCAGGTAGTGAAAGGAAGAGGCAAGACAGATAAAGGGAACTCCACTGCTGCTGTCACATACGCTGAAGGGGTGAACTACAGAAAACCTAAGCTGACAAATCCCAAGCCATTTAGGCTAAGAACTGATGTATGCGAAATCCCTGAAGGTCATTAGATTTAGAAGACAGAATTTCAGTAATGTCTAATAATATTCTGTTTCTTATAGGAAAGACAAATTCTTAAGGAGGCAAACTTGGAGAAGAAAATACATCGTGATGAACCTCTGAAAGAAATCACAAAAATTACGAAGTCCCCTCATGGACACTTGCAGAGAAGACTTCAGAATGCAGCTGCCCAAGTGAGTTTTAAAATgggaatatttttatttttccttatggTCGATAAAAGATCTACACTAATATTTATCtgacttatttttttttcctcattacAGGGAAATGAAAAGTCCATTGAACAAAGTGAAAATACTATTGCTGCACGTGAAGGCAGTGAAGTGGAACCAGATAGAACACCGAAGAATCAACCTGTAAGTGAAGAGAGGAAGATAGATATATGCCATCATCTTGATTAGTACTTCCTTTCtgattgttaatttaaaaaatccagCTAAATTTGTCAGtgattatgtgatgatatgCAGCGAAGAGTGGGAGCATCTTGCTCACAAACTCGAAAAGTAGTACGCACTAAACAGAGACGTATAGTTACAGATTCAGAACAGGAATTTTGCCAAGATAAGGAGTCCAATACTATATCAGCTGATGGAAGCATCAAAAGGACCAAGTATATGAAACCGCTTGCAAGGACTTCTGGGTGAGCAATTGCTATTGGCTTCCTGGTGAAACACCCATGAACAGATAACGTTATGACCTTCAGATTCTAACTTGTAGACCCATTTATTTTGCAGGACTGAATCAAGTAAGAAGGAGTCGATTATGTTTCGCTTGGCACCTGGTCAACTTGGTGTAATAAAGGAATCATCTCCTACAATCTTAAGGACCAAGATAGTAGCAAAAGCAGTGGAAAATGGTGCTTACCCTGCAATCAAAACTCTTACTCCTACAACATCGTTACTGGGAAGAAAACCTACAACTCCAAAGGAACCACACTTCCACAGTGTCCATGTTCCAAAGAGTTGCGTGAAGAGAGTAGTAGCATAGGTCTTTCACCTCCTTGGTTGTGTGATATGTTGTTTTTTGTTCAATTGTTTATTGAATTAGAAttgttgtttgatttgttttgttcattCTTCAGCTTCAAAGGAGCTTTTTAGCTGAGTTCCTTTAAGTAGTTGTACGTTGTAACATCAGCATTTAGCAAGATACATATTCGTGTAATCAGTTATTTACGATTTTACGAGAGAATTCTGGTTACGCGATGATGATCTCTTGTATCAGTGAAGTGAGTTGAATtgacttacccaaaaaaaaagagtgaGTTGAATTAATACAAATGAATTCCTCAATGTTAGTAGCTGCTAAACAAGGAAACGCTCAACTTGTCCTAGAGCTTTTGAAAGTCAGTAATGATCGACACAATTGCTCACCTTCTACCAGTTTCTTGCGTCTCTATTAATTAGGCCAAACTGCTCTTCATGTAGCAGTGAAAAACAAACAGTTTCAAGCTCTCGAAACAATCAACTGCGATGTCAAGGCACATTGTCACTTATCTGACCCTTTATTGATTCTGAAAGTTGCTTCGCTTTGGACCTCAAAAAGCATGCTGTGCCTGGTCCTTCTCAACGTCCAGTCTTGACGATATTTTTCAGCTTCTCATTCGCAGCCACAAGTTCTGCGGCAATTCCTGGCTCATTAGCCGAATGTCCAGCATCTGGAACAATCTGTCAAAATCAGTGAAGTAAACCAATCAGaaaagagagagggagagagaatttactgatatttcaaaaatatttgctataAAAATTACAGGAATCTTATCAATTATACTTAGCAAAACTATCACTCCATTCCAGCAACATCTATAAGAAGGTCCTATACGGCATAAATACAATCATTTTTAAAGGAAGagtatttcaaatttcaataatcagTGACCTGAATTTCACTGCTCTGATTCAGGGTCCATAAATCATAAGTATCTTTCAATGTCATTGACAGACAAATTAAGCAATTGACAAACAGAAAAGAGAGGTGTCCCAAAATATCTGTAAGTAAAATTTCCCCGGAAGATATGCAGGCTACAAAACCACAGCAGAACATCATTAACATGATGGAATGTGCAGGTGTGCCAAAGATCAATGACCATTGACTAGTATAAACTTCACTGAAGACATGTAGGTCAtcttttttcatcttctatttatttataaattaattatggtAGAAGCTTTTCCCAAAATCATACAGTTCAAAAATCTGTCGTCCCTCCCACAACTTAGATACCCAAGGAACTTGATAATTTGCAAGACAAAAGGCTAAAGTGGTTACATTACCTTAAACTCAGCCCCTGGCCATGCCTTATGAAGATCCCAAGCAGACCTCATAGGGCAACAAACATCATATTTTCCCTGTTCAAGATATCCAAAGATAAACAAAGTTAGATTCCAGCAGAACCTTGCTACACATGATATACATTTTGCTACAAAACAGCACCTTATATTTGAACCATTTTGGTTTCAActtactttagttttaaaaagttgacCAAGAAATATTTACTGTAGTTTGTTAGCAATCAAATCTTTCTACATTTTCCAGAATTAGATTAAAACTACTATACACTATCGTGCTATGAACCTGACCGTCAGCTATATTATACCATATGAGGCAGCAAGTAAGATGATCCTCTCTTtcactatatttttattttcaagaaaaagaCCAAAATTTACCAATTAAATTATTGCCCATGATGCAATGCATTCATACATTCATCTGTCTAAATAAACATCCATGTCAACGGTGtgaaaaaataaaggagaaagCATGTCCACCATAAATGGATTAATCAAGGTGAGATATACATATACCTGCACAATTATAGTGTTGATATGCCTAATCTTATCAACATTATCTAACAGGAAAGAATCAGAAGGAAAAAAACCTTTGTTCATGAAATAGTGGTTTTCAATCCTTGCAAAAGCCTGAACAGAGCAAAACAAAATCTGTcatgaataaaataaagttttacaTCATCTTTAATATCCAGAATTTGAAAGATACCTAATAGGAAGATAATAGAGTAGATCTTGCTGAAACTTAATtgcataatataaataaaccaATAGAAATTACGCATGGCATTAGCTTTGCTTACTTCCCTCTTGTCCTCTTCTAAACATTAAAAGGTTAAGGCCTTCAGAGAAGTTTTAAGCTCTAATAGGTGACTTGGTGAGTAGTTTCACAAAATAACAGAGTGTTGCCACTTCTTAAACAGAAAGTCACATAGTTTTCTCTACTATAAAGAAGCATTGGTTTTTTCAAATGGTGAACAAATATACTAGAAGCATAATGCTCACCACTCAATCAacttacaaatgaaaaataatcatcatCTCCTCTCTTGATGTTATCTTCATTTGGGAGAAGATGAGCAGTAATCATTTCCCATTTGGTCCAAGCTCTGGCAGCTGCAAACTAAAAACAGTGAGAAAAAAACCATGTAAAGCAtgtaattttccaaaaaataacACACAACCAAAATAGTATCAATCATAGCCAAAAGGCTTATGCATGCTTACAGTATCTGATATTCAAATCTAGACCACATAGAGATATATAATCCTAATAAAAACTCAACACCCACCACTAATCTGCATTCTAAAATGGAAAACAACTTCAATTCATATTCAAACAGAAGCTTAAGATCACAACATAAATAAGAATAGACAGATTGAACCATACAATCAGCCAAGTAGCATGTCACTCCTCAACTAATTGGCAGGGCCTTTTAGTTTGTTCATGAGAGCAGCACATGCATTCAGGCATATGAATTCAAGTTGAGCTCTTAAGACAATATGCACTTTGAAAAAAGAGTTCAGGAATGAACAACAACAGAAGAAACGATAACGTAAGTCAAATCTCATTTTCTGGAATGAGGTCTCTACACGGCTCCCAAGCTGTACATGGAAAAGCAGTCCACAATTCTTATTCAACTATAAAATTTCTCTGAAGATTAATCAGCATAAGGAAGCAATAACTAAATTTagtaaactaaaattcaaatcatCTTATGTTTCCAATGAACGTAGAATCCTTTACTGTTTATCCTTTCTAGAAAAGGATTACCATCATAGATTTAAGTCATTGACATTATTAAACTCTTAAAATTGAggaaattgttgaaaatataaaacCATTCACATGTGTAAAATAGGAACTTTATTGAAGATGACATATGGTAACAAGGCCACAAAATTCTGTCAGTAATTGTGCAAGTTAAATTTTGATAGTCCCACATTTTGCAGATATGAAATGAAATCTAACAAGTCACCCTAAGCCTTCCATTCAACCAGAATCTAAATAAAAGGTCAAATGAGAAACCACATATCCTATATAGACAACAATTACCCAAAAGTACCAAAGAATGGTATGGCGCATACCATCCGGATAAATAGCAGCAGCACCTTCCTCATAAAACCAATCAATCTCTATCTTTCACAAAAGAAATATCCCTCTAAGGATCATGCCTGTGACCTTAAACATCACGTAGAAACTATAAAAAATCCATCAGTTATCCATGTCAAGAATTAGCTAAATAACAGGCATATTATTTCCAGAATTCAGGGAGTTCCaaccaaacaaacaacaatcgCAAGCCAAGCAAACTTACAAACCTTGTCAGGGTGTGACTGACTGTATGCCAGAGAAAGTGTGCTTCCCCATGACCTACCAAACACCTGCACAATTAGACAGAGAAAGTTATATCCACTAGGGGTACAAAAATGatcataagaattttatttctttatcaaGAAACAGAAACAGAACTTGACCTGCCACTCTGGAATTTCCAAATGTTGTCTTAGCTTTTCAATGTCATTAATGAGGTCCCATGTGGTGTTTTCAACCAAGCAAGCATGGGGAGAACTTTTTCCTGCACCTCTCTAAGAAATGGATATATCCTAGTTTAGAGACGTAAATCATAGCTGATAAATTTCCATTAAAGGTTAAAAGACTAACTTGATCAAATAGAATGATGCGGTAAAATTCAGGATTAAAGAAACTTTGGTTACTCAGTGCAGTACCTCCTCCTGGACCCCCATGAAGAAAGACAACTGGCTGAAAGATAGATTGAAAGCAAATATCATAACAAAAGTTAGAAAGTTCACAGAGAAAGCCAGGATGGAAGCCATCTACTACATGCCACTACCATTGTTCAAGACTACATATCAATTTGTAAATCACCTCACATAGGTTCTAAAGTTGATGGCAAATACATTGGAAAAGTCACCCAGACACCAAACTAGATAGAAATGTTGCAATTTTTAAGACATTCATAACACTTTGTCACTGAAGCTCTGAAACAAACAAAAGACAGTCTCCAACAAAATGAGAACAGAACAGAGTAATTCAAATTCCATAGAACCTCAAGAAAATGGTAGTCCATTTACAATGATAGCTCACTATAATCAGTCACAGAAATCCAAATTACATACAGCAAAAGAGATAAAGCTGGGAAACAATCCATTTAGAAAAAAAGAGCAATGACTACTCACATGCCCATTTGGATTTCCTGACTGCTCCCAGTAGACTGTGTGAATATCAGA contains:
- the LOC123213179 gene encoding uncharacterized protein LOC123213179 isoform X2 → MAKEMEVCKPINEEPIPSQKTSYKMHEQRKEPEDSLCHDGEIEKDYVSPLHQSLFRWNHKKRVREDYEENGDCMVASFADIQREERQSAKIARREDRIEQLRNEHEKKKERLRRQAKNHKLLHN
- the LOC123213179 gene encoding uncharacterized protein LOC123213179 isoform X1, with the translated sequence MAKEMEVCKPINEEPIPSQKTSYKMHEQRKEPEDSLCHDGEIEKDYVSPLHQSLFSSRWNHKKRVREDYEENGDCMVASFADIQREERQSAKIARREDRIEQLRNEHEKKKERLRRQAKNHKLLHN
- the LOC123213178 gene encoding uncharacterized protein LOC123213178, which codes for MTILRKTISAEVQHKEEQHFFELREQLKESIRKKMRKESGFLWNISQKNKKLPSDNYGAFFGQSQPSIAWRVIKESKILLEAKKPAADFKDLSASKADVAVRREKAQKLRVSRDYSFIFSDDYESLTSLSSTMGKATRQRPISYVQGAMSNSLQKKHLDEGKKKYEPKKSKQVKSVEKLISEEKIKVIEHNKAKVIQNKLKCSSKSQTFDVDKTKQKKELNEPNRLESSSQNKDLNGSSKPSLIIRLKIPSRLKMAKEMEVCNPKNEESIPSQKKFYKMHEQKKELEDSLCSNTEVKKGYISCVCESLFRPNHKKRARDDYEEDGECKVASFADIQREERQSAKIARREDRIEQLRNEHEEKKERLRRQTKKHKLTP
- the LOC123213175 gene encoding uncharacterized protein LOC123213175, giving the protein MDEDIQIEGAQSLGDDFYEKIEAPKFVDLTAPDRHRSSSEDRYWFCLRVGCDQKHDEEMDSEAIYKNFVLRVMAARSPNVRLRKALYGKNSSANVKCPLTVPAKPSRSRVSRLALISSISQKMVDGKVKGRALPMHSETPMGKEKQSSVLVKSLTTPRNKKGLSNHDRFRSVRNPKPTTIAVPKNKIVAKALVFHSPKKTVKIKTSADLGSRMRTICAGMKKLEISSCNKPLPVDASRKQFRGREVKSRVYDSLRSQNCLTREAKSAKCLKKKEKNLLPSSSSAPYEQNENDSSDMEIEGKSRNGSLEVCSTSGTSKNNEDKECLITLTTENKDQVVSGTSISNTTSITNSGEKNEGGHDIADFPAPSEEDGKMNAGSSVESQIKPTQEERVMNDENENASNDKENAREVMDNSDDKENASSSDTNRKMDMKSSHMDKKKPLGHHEKKQKSIRTVVKGRGKTDKGNSTAAVTYAEGVNYRKPKLTNPKPFRLRTDERQILKEANLEKKIHRDEPLKEITKITKSPHGHLQRRLQNAAAQGNEKSIEQSENTIAAREGSEVEPDRTPKNQPRRVGASCSQTRKVVRTKQRRIVTDSEQEFCQDKESNTISADGSIKRTKYMKPLARTSGTESSKKESIMFRLAPGQLGVIKESSPTILRTKIVAKAVENGAYPAIKTLTPTTSLLGRKPTTPKEPHFHSVHVPKSCVKRVVA